A genomic stretch from Nitrospiraceae bacterium includes:
- a CDS encoding SDR family oxidoreductase produces the protein MNLDLNGKMALVTASSGGIGLEIARALAAEGAKVVMNGRTQASVEQAMAEIRADLPHTEMIPLVADNGTDAGCNLTISQVPKVDILINNLGIYEAVGFFEETDKAWQRMFEINIMSGVRLARHYLHGMLERGHGRVVFISSESGVSPAPEMAHYSATKTMQLSIARSLAELTKGTEVTVNSVLPGPTRTESVEKFIRNIFPDLPPAEAERRFMSENRPTSLIGRLIDPKEIGEIVAFVCSACASVINGSCIRAEGGLVRTVF, from the coding sequence ATAAATCTGGATTTGAATGGTAAAATGGCCTTGGTGACGGCGTCCTCAGGAGGCATCGGGCTGGAAATCGCGCGTGCTCTCGCTGCCGAGGGCGCCAAAGTTGTGATGAACGGTCGTACGCAGGCCAGTGTGGAGCAAGCTATGGCGGAGATCCGGGCCGATCTTCCCCATACAGAGATGATCCCTCTTGTGGCTGACAACGGGACTGACGCCGGTTGCAATCTCACCATCTCCCAGGTGCCCAAGGTCGATATTCTGATCAACAATCTCGGCATCTACGAGGCTGTCGGATTTTTCGAGGAAACAGATAAGGCGTGGCAGAGGATGTTTGAGATCAACATCATGAGCGGCGTGCGGCTTGCCCGCCATTACCTCCACGGCATGCTTGAACGTGGTCACGGGCGAGTCGTCTTCATTTCAAGCGAATCGGGCGTCTCCCCGGCTCCCGAAATGGCCCACTACAGTGCAACCAAAACCATGCAATTAAGCATCGCCCGCTCGTTGGCCGAACTCACCAAAGGGACGGAGGTCACGGTCAATTCAGTGCTCCCGGGACCTACCCGCACGGAAAGCGTGGAGAAGTTCATCCGGAACATATTCCCTGATCTTCCGCCCGCGGAAGCCGAACGCCGTTTTATGTCAGAGAATCGCCCGACTTCCCTGATCGGTCGGCTGATTGATCCAAAAGAAATAGGAGAGATTGTGGCGTTTGTCTGTAGTGCCTGCGCCTCAGTGATCAATGGGTCTTGTATCCGGGCTGAAGGCGGTCTCGTGCGGACAGTCTTTTGA
- a CDS encoding zinc metallopeptidase yields the protein MRMILLFLLLMIIVLGPQLWVWWVFRQYRQHREDLGGTGGELARHLLNRFGLQRVRVEPTPMGDHYNPETKVVGLNPKHYNGRSLTAAVIAAHEVGHALQDHEGYTLLKDRTHLIKFAQKAEKAGSYLMLGIPVLAGVTRIPAVGLAVLVVAIGTMSVSAMVHLITLPVEWNASFRRALPILREGGYLAPPDLHGAKRILTAAALTYVASSLFSLVNMWRWIRLVRR from the coding sequence ATGCGCATGATTCTTCTTTTTCTCCTTCTCATGATTATTGTCTTGGGACCCCAACTGTGGGTGTGGTGGGTCTTCCGCCAATATCGTCAACACCGTGAGGATCTTGGAGGGACGGGTGGGGAGTTAGCGCGTCATTTGCTCAATCGGTTCGGTTTGCAACGAGTGCGAGTTGAGCCCACGCCGATGGGAGACCATTACAATCCCGAAACCAAAGTCGTTGGTTTGAACCCGAAGCATTACAACGGCAGATCCCTCACCGCGGCAGTCATCGCGGCGCATGAAGTCGGCCATGCGTTGCAAGATCATGAGGGCTATACCCTCTTGAAAGATCGAACCCACCTGATCAAATTTGCACAAAAAGCCGAAAAGGCCGGGTCCTATCTGATGTTGGGTATTCCGGTCCTGGCTGGAGTAACCAGGATCCCTGCCGTGGGTCTTGCCGTCTTAGTCGTGGCGATTGGAACCATGAGTGTCTCTGCCATGGTGCATCTCATCACCCTACCAGTGGAATGGAATGCCAGCTTTCGTCGAGCCCTGCCGATCCTCAGAGAAGGCGGATATCTGGCACCTCCGGATTTGCACGGCGCCAAACGTATCCTCACCGCCGCCGCCCTCACCTATGTCGCCTCCTCTCTCTTCAGCCTGGTTAACATGTGGAGATGGATTCGGCTGGTCCGCCGCTAA
- a CDS encoding YdiU family protein: protein MAKLEHLNFQNTYAGLPDVFHERVKPTPFPHPYLVSVNPAAAELLDIDPTEWTRPEFAEYFCGARLLPGSDPIAMLYSGHQFGHYVPQLGDGRAIMLGEVRNQNGERWELQLKGAGLTRFSRDGDGRAVMRSTIREYLCGEAMHGLGIPTTRSLCIVAGEEIVWRETPEPGAMLLRMSPTHVRFGSFEVFYYRRQHEYLKTLADYVIEHHYPHLVGAKDPYARLLHEVAVRTGQLVAQWQAVGWAHGVLNTDNMSILGLTLDYGPFGFMERYDPTFICNHSDHHGRYSFQNQPDIGFWNIRALARALSPLVDQDAVNGIPEIYEKAMLAKYAELMRAKLGLVEAHAGDDKLVTDLLNLMDSSRVDYTNLFRELGTVRQESSSAPDALRDQFLHREAIDDWTARYRERLRAEKSNDEERQVRMDQVNPRYILRNHLAQQAISQAVRQKDYSEVDRLLNLLSDPFTDRPGMESYTVLPPPGEPPIIVSCSS from the coding sequence ATGGCCAAATTAGAACATCTCAATTTTCAGAACACCTATGCAGGCCTGCCCGATGTGTTTCATGAGCGGGTCAAACCAACGCCTTTTCCTCATCCTTACCTTGTGAGCGTGAATCCGGCAGCTGCAGAATTACTCGATATTGACCCCACGGAATGGACCCGTCCGGAGTTTGCCGAATACTTCTGCGGGGCCAGGCTGTTGCCTGGGAGCGATCCCATTGCCATGTTGTATTCGGGGCATCAATTCGGGCATTACGTGCCACAGCTCGGTGATGGGCGGGCCATCATGCTGGGGGAGGTGCGCAATCAAAACGGGGAGCGATGGGAGTTGCAATTGAAAGGCGCAGGGCTCACGAGATTCTCACGCGACGGCGATGGTCGGGCAGTGATGCGTTCGACTATTCGGGAATATCTTTGTGGGGAAGCCATGCATGGATTGGGCATTCCCACAACACGCAGTTTATGTATTGTGGCCGGAGAAGAAATTGTCTGGCGGGAAACTCCGGAACCGGGAGCCATGTTGCTGCGGATGTCGCCGACCCATGTGCGGTTTGGCAGTTTTGAGGTGTTTTACTATCGCCGCCAACATGAATACCTGAAAACGCTGGCAGACTATGTTATCGAACATCACTATCCGCATTTGGTAGGAGCAAAGGATCCCTACGCCAGGTTGTTGCATGAGGTAGCGGTTCGCACCGGGCAGCTCGTGGCCCAATGGCAAGCTGTGGGGTGGGCGCATGGTGTCCTGAATACCGATAACATGTCGATCCTCGGCTTGACGCTGGATTACGGTCCGTTCGGATTTATGGAACGCTACGATCCGACCTTTATCTGTAATCATTCAGACCATCACGGCCGGTATTCCTTTCAGAACCAGCCCGACATCGGTTTTTGGAATATTCGGGCGCTGGCCAGAGCCTTGTCACCGTTAGTGGACCAAGACGCAGTCAACGGCATACCGGAAATCTATGAAAAAGCGATGCTGGCCAAGTATGCCGAATTGATGCGGGCTAAGCTGGGGCTGGTCGAAGCGCACGCGGGAGACGACAAGCTCGTGACCGATCTGTTGAACCTCATGGACTCCAGCCGAGTGGATTACACCAACTTGTTCCGGGAATTGGGAACCGTCCGTCAGGAGAGTTCGTCAGCGCCGGACGCATTACGAGACCAATTCCTTCATCGGGAAGCGATTGACGATTGGACGGCACGATATCGGGAACGGCTACGGGCGGAAAAAAGCAATGACGAAGAGCGCCAAGTCAGAATGGATCAGGTGAACCCCAGGTACATCCTTCGAAATCATCTCGCACAACAGGCCATTAGCCAAGCGGTTCGGCAGAAGGACTATTCCGAAGTTGATCGATTATTGAATCTGCTGAGCGACCCGTTTACTGACCGCCCCGGCATGGAATCCTATACTGTGCTTCCTCCGCCCGGTGAGCCACCGATTATCGTTTCGTGCTCTTCGTGA
- a CDS encoding DUF1614 domain-containing protein: MNGRLGCLPIFLFLLLLFLLPLVFAQFMGLALAKLRLDPSVAMFVIVGIFLGSVVNIPFTRITRQDEVIAHPYPLFGFLDIGSHLQRSPNETILAVNLGGCVIPTLVAVYEILQILRDSWIYLLPIVLAITINTAVCYRLAKPVKGIGIAMPALVPPLVAALTALLLAPEEAPSVAFVAGVFGPLLGADVLHIREIPRIATGMASIGGAGTFDGIVLSGILAAYLA; the protein is encoded by the coding sequence ATGAACGGACGATTGGGCTGCCTTCCGATTTTCCTATTTCTGCTGCTGCTCTTCCTGCTGCCACTCGTGTTTGCCCAATTCATGGGCCTGGCCCTGGCCAAACTGCGATTGGACCCCTCTGTCGCGATGTTTGTGATCGTGGGAATTTTCCTGGGGAGTGTCGTCAATATTCCCTTTACCCGTATTACCCGTCAGGATGAAGTGATTGCTCACCCCTACCCTCTGTTTGGTTTTCTGGACATTGGGTCTCACCTCCAACGAAGCCCGAATGAAACCATCCTGGCCGTCAATTTGGGAGGCTGTGTGATTCCCACGCTGGTGGCGGTGTATGAAATTCTTCAAATTCTTAGGGACTCCTGGATCTACCTCCTTCCGATCGTGTTGGCGATAACCATCAATACAGCGGTTTGCTACCGGCTGGCGAAGCCGGTCAAGGGAATCGGTATCGCCATGCCGGCATTGGTGCCGCCGCTGGTGGCAGCGCTGACAGCACTACTCCTTGCCCCCGAGGAAGCACCATCGGTGGCCTTTGTTGCCGGGGTGTTTGGTCCCCTCCTGGGCGCTGATGTCTTGCACATACGGGAGATCCCGCGCATCGCGACGGGCATGGCCAGCATCGGGGGAGCCGGCACCTTTGACGGCATTGTCCTCTCGGGAATCCTGGCCGCCTACCTGGCGTAA
- a CDS encoding sel1 repeat family protein has product MRIPFSSYFSIFSSVHTHQFILAWFVLGGILSGSLLFAAGSFQEDCLGKSPAGIALQSHLVAAKSGKVDSMFCAGAIHLYVQHDINKALPWLEKAANAGDKRAPLVLGILYEKGNGVPENPATAAKWYQKGMDNGNPAAVRRLAELYRLGLGVPHDEAKARELLDKAATLGDKAAPKFIEKHEQDRLHPKAGQSIKEEAYRAYKQKQYDKAARLYRQCADMGNHQCQLSLGVQYEFGEGVPKNESQAVAWYRKSADQGNAIAQKTLGLMYELGKGVGENWAEAFRLYSLSAPKYKDGAFALGRMYEFGMGVPQNRALAIETFKKAASLGHPDGNYWARWLNNYSNCIGFRNEEEQKTLGFLRCPADPVGVTFRNHNERLAYMREKGKEFDKMEAEALARQAERGKATNESSCNFAGGVWMGRNTSSGGYCQ; this is encoded by the coding sequence ATGCGGATACCGTTTTCCTCCTACTTCTCAATTTTTTCTTCTGTCCACACGCACCAGTTCATTCTGGCGTGGTTCGTGCTGGGCGGAATATTGTCCGGAAGTCTTCTCTTTGCCGCAGGCTCGTTTCAAGAAGACTGCCTTGGGAAATCACCGGCCGGTATCGCCCTGCAGAGCCATCTTGTCGCGGCGAAATCCGGCAAAGTGGATTCCATGTTTTGCGCGGGAGCGATTCATCTCTACGTGCAACATGATATCAACAAGGCGCTCCCCTGGTTGGAAAAAGCCGCCAATGCCGGTGACAAGCGGGCACCACTTGTCCTGGGCATCCTCTATGAAAAAGGAAACGGAGTTCCAGAAAACCCCGCTACTGCAGCCAAGTGGTATCAAAAAGGCATGGATAATGGAAACCCTGCAGCCGTTCGGCGCCTGGCAGAATTATACCGTCTCGGCTTGGGCGTACCGCACGACGAAGCTAAGGCGCGAGAGCTTCTCGACAAGGCCGCAACCCTGGGGGACAAGGCCGCGCCGAAATTTATTGAAAAGCACGAACAGGATCGCTTGCACCCCAAAGCCGGACAGAGCATCAAAGAGGAAGCCTATCGCGCCTACAAACAGAAGCAATACGACAAGGCCGCCAGGCTGTATCGCCAGTGCGCGGACATGGGCAACCATCAATGCCAGCTATCGCTCGGCGTCCAATACGAATTTGGCGAAGGTGTCCCGAAAAACGAAAGTCAGGCTGTGGCGTGGTACCGCAAATCCGCCGATCAGGGGAATGCCATTGCCCAGAAAACACTCGGCCTAATGTACGAATTGGGAAAGGGTGTGGGAGAGAATTGGGCTGAAGCCTTTCGCCTATATTCCCTGAGCGCACCGAAGTACAAGGATGGAGCGTTCGCTTTGGGTCGCATGTATGAATTCGGCATGGGCGTGCCACAAAACCGGGCACTTGCAATCGAAACGTTTAAGAAAGCCGCCAGCCTTGGACATCCGGACGGAAACTATTGGGCGCGCTGGCTCAACAATTACTCCAACTGCATCGGCTTCCGAAATGAGGAAGAGCAGAAGACGCTTGGATTTCTACGCTGCCCGGCCGATCCCGTAGGGGTCACCTTTCGCAACCACAACGAACGATTGGCATACATGCGGGAAAAAGGAAAAGAGTTTGACAAAATGGAAGCCGAAGCCCTTGCTCGCCAGGCCGAAAGGGGAAAGGCCACGAACGAATCCTCATGTAACTTCGCCGGGGGAGTCTGGATGGGCCGCAACACTTCGAGCGGAGGTTATTGCCAATAA